In the genome of Oncorhynchus clarkii lewisi isolate Uvic-CL-2024 chromosome 4, UVic_Ocla_1.0, whole genome shotgun sequence, one region contains:
- the LOC139407569 gene encoding kelch repeat and BTB domain-containing protein 13: MSNNEAMEWNSCDNAVRERDLPYRVPGHDLGIAKLKLVVEGSVFTEERDFLVKSCEYFQALYRSGMKECRQEEIHLKGLCARGFLIALVVLRGKRPILDADEIVEAIECAAFLQVEPLAKHLTDLIDSDNCLLMYHTAATFGLMTLYHAAALFIRNMYHDLEVEVRKSLPTELVRYVESLVPSAFVAVGAHSTCGVDETIHAGNRTLCYLDDEGKNWKVLTDLPLEASTSMAGLTVLDNKLYVVGGIQVQGARKYAVDTCFCYSVEVDQWTMIASPKQLRYNFSLVGLDGCLYAIGGEYERTIMSSVETYEVATGRWSFVAHLPRPVTGAACTKGMGRIFVCLWKPMETTEIYEYLPRTDQWLLVSTLIRHQSYGHAMVAHRDNLYVMRNGPQDDFLRCMMDCYNLTTGQWTALPGHFANSKGCLFTAVVRGDSAYTLNRTMTLEYAIEGKTWKPRNQMKGFPRSGSLWTFFLRIPKGRRGSILNGIPDGYGQC; this comes from the coding sequence ATGTCTAACAATGAGGCTATGGAATGGAACAGCTGTGATAATGCAGTGCGCGAAAGGGATTTGCCATATCGGGTCCCAGGACATGATTTAGGGATAGCCAAGTTAAAGTTAGTAGTGGAGGGTTCTGTTTTTACAGAAGAGAGAGATTTCCTGGTCAAGAGCTGCGAGTATTTCCAAGCTCTCTACCGTTCAGGGATGAAAGAATGCCGGCAGGAGGAAATCCACTTGAAGGGTTTGTGTGCTCGAGGATTCTTGATCGCACTGGTGGTTTTACGAGGCAAGAGACCTATCCTGGATGCTGACGAAATCGTGGAGGCCATAGAATGCGCTGCCTTCCTGCAGGTGGAGCCTCTTGCCAAACATCTCACGGACCTGATCGACTCTGATAACTGTTTGCTAATGTATCACACCGCAGCAACCTTTGGCCTAATGACCCTCTACCATGCTGCTGCACTGTTTATCCGGAACATGTACCATGACTTAGAGGTCGAAGTCAGGAAAAGCTTACCGACAGAACTTGTTCGGTATGTAGAGTCACTGGTTCCTAGCGCGTTTGTAGCAGTTGGAGCCCACTCGACTTGTGGTGTGGATGAAACCATCCACGCTGGCAACAGGACTTTGTGCTACCTGGACGATGAGGGGAAAAACTGGAAGGTCCTCACAGACCTACCCCTAGAGGCCAGTACCTCTATGGCCGGACTGACCGTTTTGGACAACAAGCTGTATGTCGTGGGAGGGATACAGGTGCAGGGTGCCCGCAAGTACGCTGTGGACACCTGCTTCTGCTACAGCGTGGAGGTTGACCAGTGGACCATGATAGCCAGTCCAAAACAGTTGCGGTACAACTTCTCTCTCGTGGGACTGGATGGATGTCTTTATGCCATTGGGGGCGAGTACGAGCGAACAATCATGTCATCAGTGGAAACTTATGAAGTTGCGACTGGAAGGTGGTCATTTGTGGCACATTTGCCTCGACCAGTCACCGGAGCAGCGTGCACCAAGGGCATGGGCCGGATATTTGTGTGCTTGTGGAAGCCCATGGAGACCACCGAAATCTATGAATACCTGCCCAGGACAGACCAGTGGTTGCTTGTCAGCACTTTGATAAGGCATCAGAGCTACGGCCATGCCATGGTGGCTCACCGGGATAACCTGTATGTCATGCGTAACGGGCCACAAGATGACTTCCTGAGATGCATGATGGACTGCTACAACCTCACCACAGGCCAGTGGACAGCCTTGCCAGGGCACTTTGCCAATAGCAAAGGCTGCCTGTTCACAGCCGTGGTGAGAGGCGACTCGGCTTACACGCTGAACCGAACCATGACTTTGGAGTACGCTATTGAGGGGAAAACGTGGAAGCCCAGGAACCAGATGAAGGGTTTCCCAAGAAGTGGCTCCTTGTGGACATTTTTTCTTAGGATTCCCAAGGGACGCAGAGGGTCCATATTGAATGGCATCCCAGATGGATATGGACAATGTTGA